Below is a window of Ctenopharyngodon idella isolate HZGC_01 chromosome 7, HZGC01, whole genome shotgun sequence DNA.
TTATTGCTCATAGTAAAAAGGGTCTTACGTTGCCAAATCATTAAGACACATTGCATGTATCCTTTTTTACTAATTAACTAGTCTTCCAGAACAACAATTCTTCAATGTGTAAGCTGTCAGGTCAGAATGaatgaggtttttgtaccaACAAGCACAAAACAAGTCATGTGAccaacaaatacaaaacactggTATGAAGCATTAGGTAGATGTAAAATAGTTGACAAGTTGGTGCAAATCCTTTAATAGACTATACACACATattcacatactgtacaaacacaataaaagGGTTACAAAAATGTAGTAGCATTTTAAGCATTTAAGCATTGCagatctctctctccctctttctaaaaaaaaaaaggcctctTTAAAGCTATTTAAATTGTGTTAGAGCACTGAGTGCATTGTTCAGTGTGGAGAGGTCAGTAAATTACAGTAACAAGGCCCTTAAAATCTCTTTTGGGATAAACCTATATAGTCAGAATAGTAAAAGAGTATCCAAGAGTACCGGAACAACTTCACTTGTAAAATGGAAGAGAATTAACTtcaatgttaattaaaaatgttgtaaagtAGTTGCTCGATTATATGTATACGTGAAAGAATAGAGTTAGTGGCATATTTCATGACTTGTGTACAAAATaaatccatccgtccgtccatccgtccgtccatccatccatccattttccaaacctgtTGTCCTATGTAGGGAGCGGGACATAATAAGTCCTAAAacttaaatattacattaactgttttattgtctgttttctgtgggatttataattttgtgtgtttcaaCTTTTCTTCTCATCAAGctgtagaaaatgtccaaattatgTTATTTCTTGGGTGTCcaaatttaattaacattattattagattttttttttttttttttttttttttttaataggggGAAATCTGGTGAGTTGCATTAGGGACACCCCAAACTatttcatttttgcatttaataataataataataataatacattgttgttgttgttgttgttttaagtaaaaaataagGTATTCAATGTGTTATGTTTATGGTTCATTTTAAGTTATGTAGGCTAACAGTTACAATTTCTcgaaaaaaaaagggggggggggggttagggttagggttgttTTTAGTAGTTCATGGAAGGTGTCTATAGTGAGAAAGTGAAGGCGGGGTCTACGGTTCAGTGAACGGCAGCACTGATCAACAGCATTACTTCACATCACAACAGCATGAGCAGCAAGATTTGACGATATACAGTCCTGGATTTACTTTAAGTATccattttcttttgttatttttttttttcttttgacattTCAAAACTTTATACAGTTTTGTATTGAATATATCATTGTTAATTAGGATAAAACCATGTGCTTTACTATAGAGTGCAGCACTGTGGCATTATGGCAGAGCAAATGTTCCTGTACTTTTACTTCCAAGAGATAAGGATACATTCATTCGGATAGATACTATATATCTATATTGTGAAGGAAAGCGGGAAGTCATCAGAAACAACAAACATGGAGACATTTACAATTCAAGATATGCTCATCAATTCcactgatatttataaaatattatgtggATTGGGAATCGGAAATTTGTCGGAGTGCAAAAATGACAGTGACAGCACGTTCGAACCAAAAGgtaaaaaactttatttacatttatttattagccctatatacatattattttcatttattaatagtttacTTTATCTCTCCTGTGTATCAGCGCATAGCTCAGGCTTTTTGTGCTGGAAAATTTGTGAACGAGCCAAGACAAGCTTCGTTTTGTAGCTACAACTTTGCCTATATGAGTAAATGTTCAAAAGATCCATAATTTGCTTGCGAAATCTTGTAGAATATGATATTCTCAtctcgtttgtttgtttgtcagaTATGAACCAGACTGTTCGGATCGTGCTGTATGTGCTCATCTTCCTCCTGAGCTTCATAGGGAACAGCCTCATCATCACCGTTCTGGTGCGGAACCGGCGAATGCGGACGGTCACGAATCTGTTCCTACTGTCTCTGGCCGTCAGTGATCTGATGCTGTGTGTGTTCTGCATGCCCTTCACACTCATCCCCAACCTCATGAAAGACTTCATCTTCGGCAGCGGCATGTGTAAAGTGGCCACGTACTTCATGGGTGAGTCATCTTGATATTTGTAGACTTAACTTTTTGCAGCTACTTTAATCAGATTAATAGCTTAAAAGCTAAAGTTTTAGCTTTAACATTAGCTTTAATAGAATATCTCAAGTAGTGACAAGTAGTTTGTTATCTGAATTGAATATTGTCCATACCTCCCCTTACGAAATCTGCAATCGTAACAGCAGTTTCTGCCAAAACACCAGTTAAAATTAGTCCAACTTTAAATTAATATGAGATCTTTCTCAAATAATAGGCTATAATATTtttcagaatattttttgtttgttattatgATGCCAGTGGTGCCTAATACCAAATTATAATGGTTTTATTGAAGTAATAATGGTAGTACTTGTGAGTTCTACAGATTTGgtctgtaacattttttttttctttcaaaatatgatACTCCTATGATTATTCTCTTTGTAAATAAGTTGATTCAGATGATAGCAGATCATTTAACATACATGGACTTCATCTTGAATCAAACTACATAGAATTGAGTTGTGATTCAATTTTCTTTCctataaactaaaactatttgaaGGCTACGTACATGCTGTTGTAATGTAGCCTGTATAGTTAAATTTGCTATGGTACAAAATTTGAACTGTGAAATTTGTGAAATTTTTATTGTGATAGTAGTAACTGTGCTATTCTGTGAGTATATATGAGTATCATGATGATACACTTCTGTGTGAGAATGTCTAGGTGATATTCTCTGATCTGACAAGCATCTGtgtgccttaaaaaaaaaaaaatctgataacTTTATACACAAGAGAGGCAGACTATATACGGTCACCTTACAAAAGGAAATGCCTAATGTTCCAGCtgcttttttcttgcatttggtTAGTAAAAAAGGCTGATTTAgattcattattattcattaaggGGCTAAAATCACAGACCACGACCACAGTGAAGCTTGCACTAATAgtactaaaatgcattttattatatCGTAAAGCTCAACTGTAACggcaagagttttttttttttttttttttttttacctttgagATTATACAGTTTATTCCAAGGTACATCCATTTTGAATTCATATTTATGACTTGTTGAATTTTGTGTAACAATTCTGAAAACTATTTATAGCCAGTTCCATATCCACACTTCCAGATGTTGCAAATGTGCCATGTAAACAATTTATTAATGAGACAATGCCACTGTCTCTGTATTTGATGCAACAGcatgttttatgtgtttgttttgtgctATTCTGTAATACTTGTTCATGATAAAGCTGACTTAATTTACATGCTCTGTTGTTATTACCGCGTgggtttgttaacattaattaattaactgcTGTCTAACTGTCTAATTAACTGCTGTCTTACTAGTAGTAAAGGGAGCAGTGTTAAGCCATTAAGTTTATTAACAGTTCATGCCTTTGTTATCAGGACTTAGAGTTAGTTTGTTATGAAGTTTTCCTGTCTGTTTTCACTTTTGTGTTTACTGAGGTTTATAGAAgcaaatatctatctatctatctatctatatatatatatatatatatatatatatatcagaccTTCTGAGAATCAGTGCTTTAACAAGCCcagatttatttctgtgtgTTCAATTGAGTTCTGTGTGTCCAAACACAGGTATTTCGGTGAGTGTATCCACATTTAACCTTGTGGCCATCTCTCTGGAGCGGTACAGTGCCATCTGCAACCCCTTTAAGTCCCGTACCTGGCAGACGAAGTCCCACGCTGCAAAGGTCATTACAGCCACTTGGGTCGTCTCTTTTCTGCTCATGCTACCTTATCCAATAGGCAGCACCCTGGTGCCTTTCATGCGCAGTAACAACAGCACAGGCAACATGTGCCGCTTGGTTTGGCCCAGTGATGTCATGCAGACCTGGTAAGATTTATtaggactgtgtgtgtgttttttgtctttttgaggATAAGGTGTTAAAGGAATaggaaccaaaaaaaaaaaaaaaattctgtcatcatctatCGTCATATTAGGAACAACCTGTATGCTGTTATGTTTTCGGCAGCAGTTATTTAGACTAAGTGTAAAAAAACCTGATGCTATTTATACTGTGTGTAAATAGTGGTAGATACTGTTTGCACTAAGTATAAGTGCAAATAGGGATTGATGATATTCACACAAAGTGTAAATAGAagtaatatacagtactgtttGTTCTAAAGGTAAAACATCTGAGTATTTGTGGGCGGAGTTAGTGAAAATTGCCTTTGCTAACAGAATGATTTGCACTCAATGTAAATAGACACTATCTTgtctgtggaatacaaaagaagacattttaaaaaacctccatgctgctctttttcatACAGTAACAGTTTATACTGACCATGTATGTTaacccttacaaaaaagtatacttcaagtttattttattaagtacacttaagtaaagtttaagtatatttttaagtatactttatgtagcaagtatactaatatcaatgtacaagtagtatacttgtaagtgctatttatatatataagtattacttgggactaaattggcccactttttagAGTATAAAAGTATACGTTTAGGTATAGCCTACTTTAAATGTAGCTAGTAAATTTTGCGTACACAACTACGTTTTTAAACTActattttagtagttttatactgcaaaTATGCTTTTacgttttctttaagtgaacctAACATCCTacttatagtttactatttatatattatatttgcaCCTTATATACTCCTATTAAGGTATAAATTTTTATTcttgaaatatacctttaactgttctttactttaactctttccctgtcagcgttttttttttttaaaaagttgtcaGCCATCAcaagcatttttgatcattttcacaaaactttcatggcccccagaatattttgttgtatgaatatctgaacatgcaatatattaaaagaaataacagAGGTTGTCAACCCATGTCTGACTTTGCAACTgacttctttctctctctgtctctcttttttaagGTATGTTTTCCTGTTGCTGATACTCTTTCTCGTGCCTGGGATCATAATGATGACAGCTTATGGCCTCACCTCACTCGAACTCTACAGGggaatcaaatttgaaatggcTAATAGGAAGTCAAACAGAGGTAtggtaaaaaaaatcatagactTTCTGaccttaatatttaaaatgtggaATTATTGTATAAAAGCCTTTTAAATTGAGCTGTTTAGTCATAAAGTCAATTTGTAGGACAACCCAGAGGGCTAATGTGCACTTCAAGTGGAATCGGAAACATCGTAATTACGAGTTCTGAGCACATAAATGACCAAGTGAAGTTGTATTTACAAGTGGGAAACTTGGAATTCTAGATGATGCTGAGTTATGACGTTGGAAGGCATGTTGATGTGACCATTGCAGAATGGTCACATCAACATCTATATTGAACTATAGTTATGTTTGTTATGTTTCTGACTTGAATGTGTCCAATGTTAATAACGAATGGCCAGCTTGGAGGTACGAGTTTCCCAGGTGCATTCAAGGCAGCATAATTCCCCATGggttacctcaaattttttaaaattcataattaaaataaataaattaaatgaaaataaagaataaaaaccTGTGATTAACACTTTGAAAGACACATTTTATTCTGCAACATAATCATCATTACCGTAATTACACGTGACGTTCAGAATTTtgtgtttctatggcaacactatcaatgacaaaatgaatctgcagaagtcaggtggtacagcggtcaggtggtacaagtcggagctctcagaaaattacaAGTTGCAATTACGAGTTTTTACGAGGGCATGAATGCTAGCTCGGAGTCTTGTAATTACGGTAATTCCAACATTGTGTTAACGCACTTTTACTTTTcaaccattaaaaaagtatgttctatagtatgaatatgggtagttTGAATGAAAATCGGATGTattacattcgccatgttgtcactgtcacgtgacctaccaacATCATTTGtgttgcttcactgccatttacATCTTCTCTCCCGTGGCTTCATGGGATAGTCTTCATGGGATAGCcatccaggtacttttcgcCTGTTTCGGATATACtagtatatactatatactacTCTATAGTGTGGAAGTAAGCTTAAACGGATGTATTGTATGAGACAAAATGAGAATTACCAATATTTGTCCAATAAAATGTTAATCTTTAAACGCCATTTTTGTAAAATGGGTGGTTATGAATAATgtgcaaaataattattttataattgttgaatatttatttacCTTGATTAGCCCTACTGTGTTCTCCTTTTTGGCTGACATTTTTTGTCTGGACATATTCAtacattcattattcatttacTTTAGCATGTTGAATAAGCGGAGGGCAACGGCTTTATGACCAACCTGAAAGTTCTATGCGACTAACACTAAATGCAAACTGCAAAATGTATATGCATTAGTCTGAGATAGTGGAGAAGCTGCTTCTAGGATTACATACAGAACAGCCCTATCCTAAGTTACATAATCATGGTTTCATCCTCACTTTGCTCACTAGAGAAAGAATGCGGCACGTCCAATCTGAAAAATGGTGATGGCGATGGCTGCTACCTCCAGCCGT
It encodes the following:
- the cckar gene encoding cholecystokinin receptor type A, whose translation is METFTIQDMLINSTDIYKILCGLGIGNLSECKNDSDSTFEPKDMNQTVRIVLYVLIFLLSFIGNSLIITVLVRNRRMRTVTNLFLLSLAVSDLMLCVFCMPFTLIPNLMKDFIFGSGMCKVATYFMGISVSVSTFNLVAISLERYSAICNPFKSRTWQTKSHAAKVITATWVVSFLLMLPYPIGSTLVPFMRSNNSTGNMCRLVWPSDVMQTWYVFLLLILFLVPGIIMMTAYGLTSLELYRGIKFEMANRKSNREKECGTSNLKNGDGDGCYLQPSKRKRAEPVMLSNPKSKLRRVCSNSPTANLMAKKRVIRMLLVIVGLFFLCWTPIFVVNAWRAFDRRSADRLLSGAPISFIHLLSYTSACVNPIVYCFMNKRFRQGILSTFNCCRDDFDEVNRNSIRRSARGAGGLGTLFGGTRQADSNTQTSGTLTRLTETSIRGSAQA